In Meleagris gallopavo isolate NT-WF06-2002-E0010 breed Aviagen turkey brand Nicholas breeding stock chromosome 5, Turkey_5.1, whole genome shotgun sequence, a single window of DNA contains:
- the CGRRF1 gene encoding cell growth regulator with RING finger domain protein 1 isoform X3, whose product MRQVKNPFGLEISHPDTASVTKGVTLTPDCLEDCVLTCYWGCNVQKLHEALQKHVYCFRINTPQALEDALYDEYLYRQQYFIKKNDKEEKYCQLPEDAQVVDFGPVPRLCYPLIALLTLADEEDREIYDIISMVAVIHVPDESYRLSCRILYQYLLLAQGQYHDLKQLFMSANSPTPPSCGTSPDERSTDRSLLEKAGLAEDEPELHEENSKDCVVCQNGTVNWVLLPCRHTCLCDGCIKYFQQCPMCRQFVQESFPLCSKKEQDEDESTQILQDVHPGRVF is encoded by the exons ATGAGACAAGTGAAGAATCCTTTTGGTTTAGAAATCTCTCATCCTGACACAGCTTCGGTAACAA aggGTGTAACACTGACACCTGACTGTCTGGAAGACTGTGTTCTTACGTGCTACTGGGGCTGCAATGTTCAAAAACTCCATGAGGCGTTGCAAAAACATGTCTACTGCTTCAGAATAAATACTCCTCAGGCGTTAGAGGATGCTCTGTATGATGAATATCTCTACAGACAGCAATACTT CATCAAAAAAAatgacaaggaagaaaaatattgtcaGCTACCAGAAGATGCTCAAGTTGTCGACTTTGGCCCAGTGCCTCGACTTTGCTATCCTCTGATAGCACTGCTGACATTAGCTGATGAAGAAGACAGGGAAATATATGATATT ATTTCAATGgtggctgtaattcatgttcCTGACGAGAGCTACAGACTTTCCTGCAGAATATTATATCAGTACCTACTTCTAGCTCAAGGCCAATACCATGATCTGAAG CAGCTCTTCATGTCTGCAAATAGTCCTACGCCACCTTCGTGTGGTACCTCTCCAGATGAGAGAAGCACAGATAGAAGCTTGCTGGAAAAGGCTGGACTGGCTGAAGATGAACCAGAATTgcatgaagaaaacagtaaagaCTGCGTTGTGTGCCAGAATGGCACAGTGAACTGGGTACTCCTGCCCTGCAGGCACACGTGCCTGTGCGATGGCTGCATTAAGTATTTTCAGCAGTGTCCAATGTGTAGGCAGTTTGTTCAAGAGTCTTTCCCACTCTGCAGTAAAAAGGAGCAAGATGAAGATGAATCAACCCAGATCTTGCAAGATGTTCATCCTGGAAGAGTTTTTTAA
- the CGRRF1 gene encoding cell growth regulator with RING finger domain protein 1 isoform X2, with protein MATVFLVTLYEYSPLFYITVVFVCFLVTSGLVLGWFGLGVPVILRNSEETESSTRVLKKQMRQVKNPFGLEISHPDTASVTKGVTLTPDCLEDCVLTCYWGCNVQKLHEALQKHVYCFRINTPQALEDALYDEYLYRQQYFIKKNDKEEKYCQLPEDAQVVDFGPVPRLCYPLIALLTLADEEDREIYDIISMVAVIHVPDESYRLSCRILYQYLLLAQGQYHDLKLFMSANSPTPPSCGTSPDERSTDRSLLEKAGLAEDEPELHEENSKDCVVCQNGTVNWVLLPCRHTCLCDGCIKYFQQCPMCRQFVQESFPLCSKKEQDEDESTQILQDVHPGRVF; from the exons ATGGCCACTGTGTTTCTCGTCACGCTCTACGAGTACTCGCCGCTTTTCTACATCACGGTGGTGTTCGTTTGTTTCCTCGTCACCAGCGGCCTGGTGCTGGGCTG GTTTGGACTGGGGGTTCCTGTTATTCTCAGAAactcagaagaaacagaatCCAGCACCAGAGTACTGAAGAAGCAGATGAGACAAGTGAAGAATCCTTTTGGTTTAGAAATCTCTCATCCTGACACAGCTTCGGTAACAA aggGTGTAACACTGACACCTGACTGTCTGGAAGACTGTGTTCTTACGTGCTACTGGGGCTGCAATGTTCAAAAACTCCATGAGGCGTTGCAAAAACATGTCTACTGCTTCAGAATAAATACTCCTCAGGCGTTAGAGGATGCTCTGTATGATGAATATCTCTACAGACAGCAATACTT CATCAAAAAAAatgacaaggaagaaaaatattgtcaGCTACCAGAAGATGCTCAAGTTGTCGACTTTGGCCCAGTGCCTCGACTTTGCTATCCTCTGATAGCACTGCTGACATTAGCTGATGAAGAAGACAGGGAAATATATGATATT ATTTCAATGgtggctgtaattcatgttcCTGACGAGAGCTACAGACTTTCCTGCAGAATATTATATCAGTACCTACTTCTAGCTCAAGGCCAATACCATGATCTGAAG CTCTTCATGTCTGCAAATAGTCCTACGCCACCTTCGTGTGGTACCTCTCCAGATGAGAGAAGCACAGATAGAAGCTTGCTGGAAAAGGCTGGACTGGCTGAAGATGAACCAGAATTgcatgaagaaaacagtaaagaCTGCGTTGTGTGCCAGAATGGCACAGTGAACTGGGTACTCCTGCCCTGCAGGCACACGTGCCTGTGCGATGGCTGCATTAAGTATTTTCAGCAGTGTCCAATGTGTAGGCAGTTTGTTCAAGAGTCTTTCCCACTCTGCAGTAAAAAGGAGCAAGATGAAGATGAATCAACCCAGATCTTGCAAGATGTTCATCCTGGAAGAGTTTTTTAA
- the CGRRF1 gene encoding cell growth regulator with RING finger domain protein 1 isoform X1, which translates to MATVFLVTLYEYSPLFYITVVFVCFLVTSGLVLGWFGLGVPVILRNSEETESSTRVLKKQMRQVKNPFGLEISHPDTASVTKGVTLTPDCLEDCVLTCYWGCNVQKLHEALQKHVYCFRINTPQALEDALYDEYLYRQQYFIKKNDKEEKYCQLPEDAQVVDFGPVPRLCYPLIALLTLADEEDREIYDIISMVAVIHVPDESYRLSCRILYQYLLLAQGQYHDLKQLFMSANSPTPPSCGTSPDERSTDRSLLEKAGLAEDEPELHEENSKDCVVCQNGTVNWVLLPCRHTCLCDGCIKYFQQCPMCRQFVQESFPLCSKKEQDEDESTQILQDVHPGRVF; encoded by the exons ATGGCCACTGTGTTTCTCGTCACGCTCTACGAGTACTCGCCGCTTTTCTACATCACGGTGGTGTTCGTTTGTTTCCTCGTCACCAGCGGCCTGGTGCTGGGCTG GTTTGGACTGGGGGTTCCTGTTATTCTCAGAAactcagaagaaacagaatCCAGCACCAGAGTACTGAAGAAGCAGATGAGACAAGTGAAGAATCCTTTTGGTTTAGAAATCTCTCATCCTGACACAGCTTCGGTAACAA aggGTGTAACACTGACACCTGACTGTCTGGAAGACTGTGTTCTTACGTGCTACTGGGGCTGCAATGTTCAAAAACTCCATGAGGCGTTGCAAAAACATGTCTACTGCTTCAGAATAAATACTCCTCAGGCGTTAGAGGATGCTCTGTATGATGAATATCTCTACAGACAGCAATACTT CATCAAAAAAAatgacaaggaagaaaaatattgtcaGCTACCAGAAGATGCTCAAGTTGTCGACTTTGGCCCAGTGCCTCGACTTTGCTATCCTCTGATAGCACTGCTGACATTAGCTGATGAAGAAGACAGGGAAATATATGATATT ATTTCAATGgtggctgtaattcatgttcCTGACGAGAGCTACAGACTTTCCTGCAGAATATTATATCAGTACCTACTTCTAGCTCAAGGCCAATACCATGATCTGAAG CAGCTCTTCATGTCTGCAAATAGTCCTACGCCACCTTCGTGTGGTACCTCTCCAGATGAGAGAAGCACAGATAGAAGCTTGCTGGAAAAGGCTGGACTGGCTGAAGATGAACCAGAATTgcatgaagaaaacagtaaagaCTGCGTTGTGTGCCAGAATGGCACAGTGAACTGGGTACTCCTGCCCTGCAGGCACACGTGCCTGTGCGATGGCTGCATTAAGTATTTTCAGCAGTGTCCAATGTGTAGGCAGTTTGTTCAAGAGTCTTTCCCACTCTGCAGTAAAAAGGAGCAAGATGAAGATGAATCAACCCAGATCTTGCAAGATGTTCATCCTGGAAGAGTTTTTTAA